GTGGCTATTTTGGTGGCTATCGGTATGTTTCGCGCCTCTGGAGCGATGAATATGCTTACCAGTGCACTTAGTCCCTATACTAGTTGGATTGGTATGCCACCAGAAACGATACCCATGGCTTTAATTCGTCCTCTCTCTGGGAGTGGGGCTTTGGGAGTGATGAGCGATTTACTCCAACAGGGACCAGATTCATATGAGGCTTTTGTCGCTTCGACGATGATGGGGAGTACCGAAACTACTTTTTATGTTTTGGCGATTTATTTTGGTAGTGTAAGTGTTACTAAAATGCGTCATACCGTTTTGGCGGGAATCTCGGCTGACATCGCTGGTTTAGTTTCTGCTTCTATTTGGTCTAGTGTTTTTTTTAGACCCTAATTAAAGCGCACCTGTTGCTCTACTAGACTCAAATGACTGGTATCGCCGTTTAAAATCATTTGCCAACCTTGATTAGAGCGCACCAATTGAACAAGAGAGCAAAAACTGGCATTAATTTCGGAACTAGATGGGGCTAGAGCTTTGGCTGTACCAACAACAGACGCACCATGACCAACGATGAGTAAATCTTCGGGAAATTGCTCGACTAACTCGATGGCTGTGGCTGTAACCCGTGACTGCATTACTGTTTCTGTTTCGGGATACTCGGGAATTACTAAAAATTTGTAACTTAGGTCTATACGTGGGTATGTTTGTGCTAGAATATCTATAGGAAGTGTCTCAGGGGTAGTCGTCATCCAATCGGGATTGAGCCACTCACTCAGCCCGGCTTCGAGTTTGAGAGGAAGAGCGAGTATATCCGCAATAATGTGGGCGGTTTGTACGGTACGCAAAAAAGGCGAGGTAAAGATATGCTTGATCTGTGTGGATTTAAGCCTGCTTCCTAGTTGTTGGGCTTGAACTTCTCCCTCGGGGGCTAGAGGAGGATCGTAGGGGCGTTCAGCCTGTGAAAACCAGTTCAAATCTATAAAATCAAGACGGCTTCCGTGTCTAGTAATCCAGATAGTCTGT
This DNA window, taken from Gloeocapsa sp. PCC 73106, encodes the following:
- a CDS encoding spore maturation protein, yielding MIAFLGAMISGLLRHDWSSGEDILSHWLIPGLILLIVAYGFGRGVKVYEAVTEGAKQGFDISIRIIPFLVAILVAIGMFRASGAMNMLTSALSPYTSWIGMPPETIPMALIRPLSGSGALGVMSDLLQQGPDSYEAFVASTMMGSTETTFYVLAIYFGSVSVTKMRHTVLAGISADIAGLVSASIWSSVFFRP
- a CDS encoding histidine phosphatase family protein; the encoded protein is MAQTIWITRHGSRLDFIDLNWFSQAERPYDPPLAPEGEVQAQQLGSRLKSTQIKHIFTSPFLRTVQTAHIIADILALPLKLEAGLSEWLNPDWMTTTPETLPIDILAQTYPRIDLSYKFLVIPEYPETETVMQSRVTATAIELVEQFPEDLLIVGHGASVVGTAKALAPSSSEINASFCSLVQLVRSNQGWQMILNGDTSHLSLVEQQVRFN